A window of Armatimonadota bacterium contains these coding sequences:
- a CDS encoding LptA/OstA family protein encodes MNGRWSNFSGGWLVAVAAALALAAPALGQQPIAPPQGEQGRLRADRIRYDARNRVFEARGNVTLQIGDTTITCQVLVYHERTRIAWAEGGAKVVQPHTTLAAPTVKYEADPQVVHASGGVVVTQPNLTLRSQTLKYRSREQVAFAEGQVELVTEGSTLAGPSLWADLAAKRARVPGPARLVRKGGPPPRGRETDRVLAALAKEDTTITAQKLMTFEWQKTNEATAEGDVRIEQVDKKARAEKAVYSEAKDQIELVGGVRLDQVSGQWLVRERLANPPRTDEERKALESPATLTSERLVITISTRDSVATGNVRVTQAGRSATGDRGEYDDLNGKIVLTGRRVRLERDDGSWLEAEKVVVSLREDTFEAFGTVDTVFKVRP; translated from the coding sequence ATGAACGGACGCTGGTCGAATTTCTCCGGTGGGTGGCTGGTGGCCGTGGCCGCGGCGCTGGCGCTAGCCGCACCGGCGTTGGGACAGCAGCCGATCGCGCCGCCGCAGGGCGAGCAGGGCCGGCTGCGCGCTGACCGCATCCGCTACGACGCCAGAAATCGCGTGTTCGAGGCGCGGGGGAACGTGACGCTTCAGATCGGCGACACGACGATCACCTGCCAGGTGCTCGTCTATCACGAGCGCACGCGCATCGCTTGGGCCGAGGGCGGCGCGAAGGTCGTTCAGCCACACACGACCCTCGCGGCGCCGACAGTCAAGTACGAGGCGGACCCGCAGGTCGTCCACGCCTCCGGAGGCGTCGTGGTTACCCAACCGAACCTCACGCTGCGCTCGCAGACCCTCAAGTACCGCTCCCGTGAGCAGGTGGCGTTCGCCGAGGGGCAGGTGGAGCTGGTGACCGAGGGATCGACGCTGGCCGGCCCCTCGCTGTGGGCGGACCTCGCCGCCAAGCGGGCGCGCGTGCCCGGCCCTGCCCGGCTCGTCCGCAAGGGCGGACCGCCCCCGCGGGGACGGGAAACCGACAGAGTGCTGGCGGCGCTGGCCAAGGAAGACACGACGATCACGGCCCAGAAGCTGATGACCTTCGAGTGGCAGAAGACCAACGAGGCCACCGCCGAGGGCGACGTCCGCATCGAGCAGGTCGACAAGAAGGCACGCGCGGAAAAGGCCGTCTACTCAGAAGCCAAGGATCAGATCGAGCTGGTGGGGGGCGTGCGGCTCGACCAGGTCAGCGGCCAGTGGCTGGTGCGCGAGAGGCTCGCCAATCCCCCCAGGACCGACGAGGAGAGAAAGGCGCTGGAAAGCCCCGCCACGCTCACCTCCGAACGCCTCGTCATCACGATCAGCACGCGCGACAGCGTCGCCACTGGAAACGTCAGGGTTACCCAGGCCGGCCGATCCGCAACCGGTGATCGGGGCGAGTACGACGATCTCAACGGCAAGATCGTTCTCACGGGCCGTCGGGTGCGACTGGAACGTGACGACGGGTCGTGGCTGGAGGCCGAAAAGGTCGTCGTGTCGCTGCGCGAAGACACCTTCGAGGCGTTCGGAACCGTAGACACGGTGTTCAAGGTCAGGCCGTGA